The following proteins are encoded in a genomic region of Coffea eugenioides isolate CCC68of chromosome 6, Ceug_1.0, whole genome shotgun sequence:
- the LOC113775365 gene encoding protein ABHD18-like, which translates to MVTVNLGMLHYVLDHVYGAVLHRTKITPPFFSRGWGGNKLELFERMINQLFPNVEGQNWPPMLVEPIWKIVWESKAACLKEGVFKTPCDEELLSALPTESHHGRVAFLAPKFVSPHRMSCVVHLAGTGDHTFERRLRLGGPLLKENIATMVLESPFYGKRRPFLQRGAKLLCVSDLLLLGRVTIEEARSLLYWLDSEAGFGKMGVCGISMGGVHAAMVGSLHPTPIATLPFLSPHSAVVAFCEGVLKHATAWDALRDDLAMEKAAMTLEEVRDRMRNVLSLTDVTRFPIPKNPKSVIFVAATDDGYIPKHSVLELQKAWPGSEVRWVTGGHVSSILLHGGQFRKAIVDALDRLEWKEDPS; encoded by the exons ATGGTAACTGTAAATCTGGGAATGCTCCACTATGTATTGGATCATGTATATGGTGCGGTTCTGCACAGAACAAAGATTACCCCGCCATTTTTTTCAAGAGGGTGGGGTGGAAATAAGCTTGAGCTATTTGAGAGAATGATAAACCAGTTATTCCCAAATGTTGAAGGGCAGAATTGGCCTCCCATGTTGGTTGAGCCCATATGGAAAATCGTTTGGGAATCCAAGGCAGCTTGTTTGAAAGAAGGGGTGTTTAAGACGCCTTGTGATGAGGAGCTTCTCAGTGCATTGCCTACTGAGAGTCACCATGGAAGGGTTGCTTTTCTTGCTCCAAAATTTGTTTCTCCTCATAGGATGTCCTGTGTGGTTCACCTTGCCG gTACTGGAGATCATACTTTTGAACGAAGATTGCGACTTGGTGGACCATTGCTGAAGGAGAATATAGCAACCATGGTACTTGAGAG TCCCTTCTATGGAAAAAGACGTCCTTTTCTTCAGCGTGGTGCAAAACTCTTGTGTGTGAGTGACTTGCTGCTACTGGGAAGAGTCACAATTGAGGAGGCTAGAAGCCTTCTGTATTGGTTGGACTCTGAAGCTGGGTTTGGAAAAATGGGTGTATGCGGAATTAGCATGG GGGGAGTACATGCAGCAATGGTTGGATCTTTACACCCTACACCTATTGCAACTCTCCCATTTCTCTCTCCACATTCTGCTGTTGTGGCATTCTGCGAAGGGGTGCTAAAACATGCCACTGCATGGGATGCGCTGAGAGATGACCTTGCTATGGAGAAGGCTGCAATGACCCTTGAGGAAGTGAGAGACAGGATGAGAAATGTGCTATCTCTCACAGATGTCACTCGGTTtccaatacccaaaaatcccaAATCTGTTATATTTGTTGCAGCCACT GATGATGGATATATTCCAAAGCACTCGGTGCTGGAGCTTCAAAAAGCTTGGCCTGGCTCAGAAGTGAGATGGGTTACTGGTGGGCATGTCTCATCCATCCTTCTCCATGGCGGTCAATTTCGCAAGGCAATTGTCGATGCCCTTGACAGATTAGAGTGGAAAGAAGATCCTTCATGA